One stretch of Raphanus sativus cultivar WK10039 unplaced genomic scaffold, ASM80110v3 Scaffold2545, whole genome shotgun sequence DNA includes these proteins:
- the LOC130494684 gene encoding phosphatidylinositol 4-phosphate 5-kinase 7-like isoform X2: MDTSSILSPPGEREFSNGDFYSGEVKGLLPHGKGKYSWSDGTVYEGDWDQGKISGKGKLTWSSGAKYQGDFSGGYLHGIGTMTSPDESVYSGAWRMNVRHGLGRKEYCNSDLYDGSWKEGSQEGRGSYSWTNGNRYIGSWKKGKMCGRGVMRWGDGDLFDGFWLNGSRHGSGVYKFADGSLYFGTWSRGVKDGKGIFYPAGSKHPSLKKWCRSLEYDDTGKFVLSRSNSSMGVDEIRSLSNVSRSLSMNTLASDHPRDLTSKSARTFGSARQSEGGQDKNRIAYEREYMQGVLIRESVITSSVDRSLKIRPPSSTALSKQVSARTFMTFLTGEHNYHLMLNLQLGIRYTVGKITPVPRREVRGSDFGKKARTVMFFPRDGSNLTPPHKSIDFSWKDYCPMVFRNLREMFKLDAAEYMMSICGDDGLTEICSPGKSGSIFYLSHDDRFVIKTLKQSELKVLLKMLPRYYKHVGDHENTLITKFFGVHRITLKWGKKVRFVVMGNMFCTELKIHRRYDLKGSSQGRFTEKIKIQEKTTLKDLDLAYEFHMDKLLREALFKQIYLDCAFLESLQIIDYSLLLGLHFRAPGQLNDILEPPNAISDQESVSSVDVGVTQELSIPPKGLLLVTHEPNSVSTAPGPHIRGSTLRAFSVGEQEVDLILPGTARLRVQLGVNMPAQAHHKLDEDKEESATIELFEVYDVVVYMGIIDILQEYNTKKKVEHKCKSLQYDPLTISVTEPTIYSKRFVNFLHKVFPEGM; encoded by the exons ATGGATACAAG TAGTATCCTCAGCCCTCCTGGAGAAAGAGAGTTCTCAAACGGTGATTTCTACTCCGGTGAAGTCAAAGGACTGCTTCCACACGGTAAAGGAAAATACTCGTGGTCAGATGGAACCGTCTACGAGGGAGACTGGGACCAAGGCAAAATCTCCGGCAAAGGCAAGCTCACCTGGTCATCCGGAGCTAAATACCAAGGAGACTTCTCCGGCGGCTACCTCCACGGTATCGGCACCATGACTTCGCCAGACGAGTCTGTTTACAGCGGAGCGTGGAGGATGAACGTGAGGCACGGTCTAGGGAGGAAAGAGTACTGCAACTCCGATCTCTACGACGGTTCTTGGAAAGAAGGGTCGCAGGAAGGGCGTGGCAGCTACTCTTGGACCAACGGGAACAGGTACATAGGGAGCTGGAAGAAAGGTAAGATGTGTGGGAGAGGGGTGATGAGATGGGGGGATGGTGATCTTTTCGACGGGTTTTGGTTGAACGGGTCTAGACACGGCTCTGGTGTTTACAAGTTTGCTGATGGGTCTTTGTACTTTGGGACGTGGTCTCGTGGCGTTAAAGACGGGAAAGGGATCTTTTACCCTGCTGGGAGTAAGCATccttctttaaagaagtggtgccGCTCGCTCGAGTACGATGACACTGGGAAGTTTGTGCTCTCTCGTAGTAACTCCTCGATGGGTGTTGATGAGATAAGGAGTCTGAGCAATGTGAGTCGAAGTCTTTCCATGAATACTTTAGCCTCTGATCATCCAAGAGACTTGACATCCAAGTCTGCGAGGACTTTTGGGTCGGCAAGGCAAAGCGAGGGGGGACAGGATAAGAACCGTATCGCTTACGAGAGGGAGTACATGCAAGGAGTTTTGATTAGAGAGAGTGTGATCACGAGTTCTGTTGACAGGTCGCTCAAGATTAGACCACCTTCTTCAACAGCTCTTAGTAAACAAGTCAGTGCGAGGACTTTCATGACGTTTCTTACCGGGGAACATAATTATCATCTGATGCTTAATCTCCAACTTGGTATCAG GTATACTGTGGGGAAAATCACACCAGTGCCAAGGCGAGAGGTACGTGGTTCTGACTTTGGTAAGAAGGCCAGAACGGTTATGTTCTTCCCCAGAGACGGCTCTAATCTTACGCCTCCGCACAAATCTATCGACTTCTCTTGGAAAGACTATTGTCCTATGGTTTTCAG GAATTTGAGGGAAATGTTCAAGTTAGATGCTGCAGAGTACATGATGTCTATATGTGGTGATGATGGGCTGACAGAGATTTGTTCCCCTGGTAAAAGTGGCAGTATCTTCTACCTTTCTCACGACGACAGATTTGTCATCAAGACATTAAAACAATCTGAGTTGAAG gTTCTACTCAAAATGTTGCCAAGGTACTATAAACATGTAGGGGACCATGAGAACACACTTATAACCAAATTCTTTGGAGTTCATAGGATAACACTCAAGTGGGGGAAAAAG GTACGCTTTGTGGTCATGGGAAACATGTTTTGCACAGAGCTGAAGATTCATCGTCGATATGATCTTAAGGGTTCATCACAAGGGAGGTTTACTGAAAAGATTAAAATCCAAGAAAAGACAACCTTGAAAGATCTTGATCTTGCTTATGAATTTCATATGGACAAGCTGTTAAGGGAAGCACTCTTCAA GCAAATTTATTTGGACTGTGCGTTCTTGGAATCTCTACAGATCATTGACTACAGTCTTTTACTGGGATTACATTTTAGAGCTCCCGGGCAGCTTAACGATATCCTTGAGCCTCCTAACGCAATCTCAGATCAAGAGAGCGTTTCCTCTGTAGACG ttggTGTGACTCAAGAACTCTCCATTCCACCAAAAGGATTGCTACTGGTGACTCACGAACCCAACTCCGTGAGTACTGCACCAGGTCCTCACATCAGAGGAAGCACACTCAGAGCATTTTCCGTTGGAGAGCAAGAAGTTGATCTCATTCTTCCTGGAACCGCAAG GCTGCGGGTACAGTTAGGAGTGAACATGCCGGCTCAAGCTCACCACAAGCTTGATGAGGACAAGGAAGAGTCTGCCACAATTGAGCTCTTTGAAGTATACGACGTGGTTGTGTACATGGGAATCATAGATATTCTACAGGAGTATAACACCAAGAAGAAAGTGGAGCATAAATGCAAGTCTTTGCAGTATGATCCCTTGACAATATCTGTGACCGAACCCACCATTTACTCAAAACGCTTTGTCAATTTTCTACATAAGGTATTCCCTGAAGGGATGTAG
- the LOC108854461 gene encoding serine/threonine-protein kinase SRK2A: MEKYELVKDIGAGNFGVARLMKVKDSKELVAMKYIERGPKIDENVAREIINHRSLRHPNIIRFKEVVLTPTHLAIAMEYAAGGELFQRICAAGRFSEDEARYFFQQLISGVSYCHAMQICHRDLKLENTLLDGSPAPRLKICDFGYSKSSLLHSRPKSTVGTPAYIAPEVLSRREYDGKMADVWSCGVTLYVMLVGAYPFEDQEDPKNFRKTIQKIMAVQYKIPDYVHISPDCKHLLSRIFVANSLKRITIAEIKKHPWFTKNLPRELTETAQAALFKKENPTFSLQTAEEIMKIVDDAKTPPPVSRSIGGFGWGGEGDSEGKEEEEEVEEEEEEDDEDEYDKTVKQAHASGEVKLS; this comes from the exons ATGGAGAAGTACGAGCTGGTGAAAGACATAGGAGCTGGGAATTTCGGAGTGGCGAGACTCATGAAGGTCAAAGACTCTAAGGAACTTGTTGCCATGAAGTACATCGAGCGTGGCCCCAAG ATTGATGAGAATGTGGCGAGAGAGATCATCAATCACAGATCACTTCGCCATCCTAATATAATCCGCTTTAAGGAGGTGGTGTTGACGCCAACTCATCTTGCCATTGCCATGGAATATGCTGCTGGTGGTGAACTTTTCCAGCGTATTTGCGCTGCTGGAAGATTCAGTGAGGATGAG gcGAGATACTTCTTCCAGCAGCTTATATCAGGTGTTAGCTATTGTCATGCTATG CAAATATGCCACCGAGATCTGAAGCTCGAGAATACACTCCTGGATGGTAGTCCTGCTCCACGTCTCAAAATATGTGATTTTGGTTATTCCAAG TCCTCTCTACTGCACTCGAGGCCCAAATCAACTGTTGGAACTCCAGCATATATTGCACCTGAGGTCCTTTCTCGCAGAGAATATGATGGCAAG aTGGCTGATGTGTGGTCTTGTGGTGTAACTCTTTATGTCATGCTTGTTGGAGCATACCCTTTTGAAGACCAAGAAGACCCCAAAAACTTCAGGAAAACAATACAA AAAATCATGGCTGTTCAGTACAAAATCCCGGACTACGTCCACATCTCACCAGATTGCAAACATCTCCTTTCCCGTATATTTGTGGCCAACTCACTCAAG AGGATAACCATTGCAGAAATCAAGAAACACCCATGGTTCACCAAGAACTTGCCAAGGGAACTCACAGAGACAGCTCAAGCTGCATTATTCAAGAAAGAGAACCCAACCTTCTCCCTCCAGACCGCTGAAGAGATCATGAAGATAGTGGATGACGCCAAAACGCCTCCCCCTGTTTCCCGTTCCATAGGAGGTTTTGGCTGGGGAGGAGAGGGAGATTCAGAGgggaaagaagaagaggaagaggtggaggaagaggaagaggaagacgacGAAGATGAATATGATAAGACTGTAAAGCAAGCACACGCAAGTGGAGAAGTGAAACtcagttga
- the LOC130494684 gene encoding phosphatidylinositol 4-phosphate 5-kinase 7-like isoform X3, with protein sequence MDTSILSPPGEREFSNGDFYSGEVKGLLPHGKGKYSWSDGTVYEGDWDQGKISGKGKLTWSSGAKYQGDFSGGYLHGIGTMTSPDESVYSGAWRMNVRHGLGRKEYCNSDLYDGSWKEGSQEGRGSYSWTNGNRYIGSWKKGKMCGRGVMRWGDGDLFDGFWLNGSRHGSGVYKFADGSLYFGTWSRGVKDGKGIFYPAGSKHPSLKKWCRSLEYDDTGKFVLSRSNSSMGVDEIRSLSNVSRSLSMNTLASDHPRDLTSKSARTFGSARQSEGGQDKNRIAYEREYMQGVLIRESVITSSVDRSLKIRPPSSTALSKQVSARTFMTFLTGEHNYHLMLNLQLGIRYTVGKITPVPRREVRGSDFGKKARTVMFFPRDGSNLTPPHKSIDFSWKDYCPMVFRNLREMFKLDAAEYMMSICGDDGLTEICSPGKSGSIFYLSHDDRFVIKTLKQSELKVLLKMLPRYYKHVGDHENTLITKFFGVHRITLKWGKKVRFVVMGNMFCTELKIHRRYDLKGSSQGRFTEKIKIQEKTTLKDLDLAYEFHMDKLLREALFKQIYLDCAFLESLQIIDYSLLLGLHFRAPGQLNDILEPPNAISDQESVSSVDVGVTQELSIPPKGLLLVTHEPNSVSTAPGPHIRGSTLRAFSVGEQEVDLILPGTARLRVQLGVNMPAQAHHKLDEDKEESATIELFEVYDVVVYMGIIDILQEYNTKKKVEHKCKSLQYDPLTISVTEPTIYSKRFVNFLHKVFPEGM encoded by the exons ATGGATACAAG TATCCTCAGCCCTCCTGGAGAAAGAGAGTTCTCAAACGGTGATTTCTACTCCGGTGAAGTCAAAGGACTGCTTCCACACGGTAAAGGAAAATACTCGTGGTCAGATGGAACCGTCTACGAGGGAGACTGGGACCAAGGCAAAATCTCCGGCAAAGGCAAGCTCACCTGGTCATCCGGAGCTAAATACCAAGGAGACTTCTCCGGCGGCTACCTCCACGGTATCGGCACCATGACTTCGCCAGACGAGTCTGTTTACAGCGGAGCGTGGAGGATGAACGTGAGGCACGGTCTAGGGAGGAAAGAGTACTGCAACTCCGATCTCTACGACGGTTCTTGGAAAGAAGGGTCGCAGGAAGGGCGTGGCAGCTACTCTTGGACCAACGGGAACAGGTACATAGGGAGCTGGAAGAAAGGTAAGATGTGTGGGAGAGGGGTGATGAGATGGGGGGATGGTGATCTTTTCGACGGGTTTTGGTTGAACGGGTCTAGACACGGCTCTGGTGTTTACAAGTTTGCTGATGGGTCTTTGTACTTTGGGACGTGGTCTCGTGGCGTTAAAGACGGGAAAGGGATCTTTTACCCTGCTGGGAGTAAGCATccttctttaaagaagtggtgccGCTCGCTCGAGTACGATGACACTGGGAAGTTTGTGCTCTCTCGTAGTAACTCCTCGATGGGTGTTGATGAGATAAGGAGTCTGAGCAATGTGAGTCGAAGTCTTTCCATGAATACTTTAGCCTCTGATCATCCAAGAGACTTGACATCCAAGTCTGCGAGGACTTTTGGGTCGGCAAGGCAAAGCGAGGGGGGACAGGATAAGAACCGTATCGCTTACGAGAGGGAGTACATGCAAGGAGTTTTGATTAGAGAGAGTGTGATCACGAGTTCTGTTGACAGGTCGCTCAAGATTAGACCACCTTCTTCAACAGCTCTTAGTAAACAAGTCAGTGCGAGGACTTTCATGACGTTTCTTACCGGGGAACATAATTATCATCTGATGCTTAATCTCCAACTTGGTATCAG GTATACTGTGGGGAAAATCACACCAGTGCCAAGGCGAGAGGTACGTGGTTCTGACTTTGGTAAGAAGGCCAGAACGGTTATGTTCTTCCCCAGAGACGGCTCTAATCTTACGCCTCCGCACAAATCTATCGACTTCTCTTGGAAAGACTATTGTCCTATGGTTTTCAG GAATTTGAGGGAAATGTTCAAGTTAGATGCTGCAGAGTACATGATGTCTATATGTGGTGATGATGGGCTGACAGAGATTTGTTCCCCTGGTAAAAGTGGCAGTATCTTCTACCTTTCTCACGACGACAGATTTGTCATCAAGACATTAAAACAATCTGAGTTGAAG gTTCTACTCAAAATGTTGCCAAGGTACTATAAACATGTAGGGGACCATGAGAACACACTTATAACCAAATTCTTTGGAGTTCATAGGATAACACTCAAGTGGGGGAAAAAG GTACGCTTTGTGGTCATGGGAAACATGTTTTGCACAGAGCTGAAGATTCATCGTCGATATGATCTTAAGGGTTCATCACAAGGGAGGTTTACTGAAAAGATTAAAATCCAAGAAAAGACAACCTTGAAAGATCTTGATCTTGCTTATGAATTTCATATGGACAAGCTGTTAAGGGAAGCACTCTTCAA GCAAATTTATTTGGACTGTGCGTTCTTGGAATCTCTACAGATCATTGACTACAGTCTTTTACTGGGATTACATTTTAGAGCTCCCGGGCAGCTTAACGATATCCTTGAGCCTCCTAACGCAATCTCAGATCAAGAGAGCGTTTCCTCTGTAGACG ttggTGTGACTCAAGAACTCTCCATTCCACCAAAAGGATTGCTACTGGTGACTCACGAACCCAACTCCGTGAGTACTGCACCAGGTCCTCACATCAGAGGAAGCACACTCAGAGCATTTTCCGTTGGAGAGCAAGAAGTTGATCTCATTCTTCCTGGAACCGCAAG GCTGCGGGTACAGTTAGGAGTGAACATGCCGGCTCAAGCTCACCACAAGCTTGATGAGGACAAGGAAGAGTCTGCCACAATTGAGCTCTTTGAAGTATACGACGTGGTTGTGTACATGGGAATCATAGATATTCTACAGGAGTATAACACCAAGAAGAAAGTGGAGCATAAATGCAAGTCTTTGCAGTATGATCCCTTGACAATATCTGTGACCGAACCCACCATTTACTCAAAACGCTTTGTCAATTTTCTACATAAGGTATTCCCTGAAGGGATGTAG
- the LOC108823767 gene encoding pentatricopeptide repeat-containing protein At1g10910, chloroplastic, with amino-acid sequence METPVLGFEQRCPRHLFNTNPRPSPHLPHSTVVSVRTLTTPTAATTVAKPPAAVVAAAQQPPRTKPHSKSFLTRKSAISEIEQSPDFLSSLQRLARVVKVQDLNVILRDFGISGRWHDLIQLFDWMQQNGKVSDSTYSSCIKFVGAKSVSKALEIYQSIPDESTTKTNVYICNSILSCLVKNGKLDSCIKLFDQMKRDGLKPDVVTYNTLLAGFIKVKNGFPKAMELVGELPRNGIKMDGVMYGTVLAICASNGRCEEAESFITQMKAEGHSTNIYHYSSLLNSYSWKGDYKKADELMTEMKSVGLVPNKVMMTTLLKVYIKGGLFERSRELLSELESAGYADNEMPYCMLMDGLSKTGKLEEAKTIFDDMKRKGVKSDGYANSIMIAALCRSKRFEEAKQLARDSETTYEKCDLVMLNTMLCAYCRAGEMESVMRMMKKMDEEAVSPDYNTFHILIKYFIREKLHLLAYQTLLDMHSKGHRLEEELCSSLIYHLGKIRAHSEAFSVYNMLRYSKRTICKDLHEKILHTLIHGKLLKDAYVIVKDNAKVISQPTLKRFCRAFMASGNINLVNDVLKVLHGSGHKIDQVQFEVAIARYISQPDKKELLLQLLQWMPGQGYVVDSSTRNLILKQSHFFGRQLIAEILSKHHFVSRTMVKSRSEPKFSRGQRGK; translated from the exons atggAGACGCCAGTTCTCGGCTTCGAACAACGCTGTCCTCGTCATCTCTTCAACACCAACCCTCGTCCCTCTCCCCATCTCCCCCACTCCACCGTCGTCTCCGTACGAACTCTCACAACACCTACGGCGGCGACCACCGTCGCGAAACCACCGGCGGCCGTAGTAGCAGCAGCACAACAACCTCCACGCACAAAGCCTCACTCCAAATCCTTCCTGACGAGAAAATCCGCAATCTCTGAAATCGAACAGTCCCCTGACTTCCTCTCCTCTCTGCAGAG ATTAGCTAGAGTTGTTAAAGTTCAAGACTTGAACGTGATTCTCCGTGATTTTGGAATCTCCGGACGCTGGCATGACCTTATACAG CTATTTGATTGGATGCAACAAAATGGAAAAGTTAGTGATTCAACATACAGCAGCTGCATCAAGTTCGTTGGAGCTAAAAGCGTCTCAAAGGCTCTGGAAATATACCAAAGCATCCCTGACGAGTCTACTACCAAAACCAATGTCTATATATGTAACTCCATCCTCAGCTGTCTGGTCAAGAACGGGAAGCTTGACAGCTGCATCAAGTTGTTTGATCAGATGAAGCGAGATGGTCTTAAACCAGATGTTGTTACATACAATACG CTGCTTGCAGGTTTCATCAAGGTGAAAAATGGGTTCCCTAAGGCTATGGAACTCGTCGGAGAGCTGCCACGTAATGGGATAAAGATGGACGGTGTGATGTACGGGACTGTCTTAGCCATCTGTGCTTCGAACGGTCGATGTGAAGAAGCTGAGAGCTTTATCACGCAGATGAAAGCTGAAGGTCATTCGACAAACATTTATCATTACAGCTCCTTGCTCAATTCTTATTCTTGGAAAGGGGATTACAAGAAAGCTGATGAGCTGATGACCGAGATGAAATCAGTAGGATTAGTGCCTAACAAGGTGATGATGACAACTTTACTAAAGGTGTATATTAAAGGAGGTTTGTTTGAAAGGTCAAGAGAATTACTCTCTGAACTTGAATCTGCAGGCTACGCCGATAACGAG ATGCCATATTGTATGTTGATGGATGGCCTTTCAAAGACGGGGAAGTTAGAAGAAGCAAAGACAATCTTTGATGATATGAAAAGGAAAGGCGTTAAATCTg ATGGCTATGCAAACAGCATTATGATAGCTGCTCTATGCAGAAGCAAGCGCTTCGAGGAGGCAAAACAACTTGCGAGGGACTCCGAGACCACTTACGAAAAATGCGACTTGGTTATGCTGAACACGATGCTCTGCGCGTATTGCAGAGCAGGAGAAATGGAAAGTGTGATGcgaatgatgaagaagatggacgAGGAAGCCGTTAGTCCCGACTATAACACTTTCCATATCTTGATCAAATATTTCATCAGGGAGAAACTGCACCTGCTCGCGTACCAAACCTTGCTTGACATGCACAGTAAAGGCCACCGTCTTGAGGAG GAACTTTGTTCGTCCTTGATATACCATCTCGGTAAAATTAGAGCTCATTCAGAGGCATTCTCAGTGTACAATATGCTGAGGTACAGCAAAAGAACTATATGCAAAGATCTGCATGAGAAAATTCTCCACACTCTAATCCATGGGAAACTTCTTAAAGACGCATACGTTATAGTGAAG GACAATGCAAAGGTGATCTCACAGCCTACTTTGAAGAGATTTTGCAGAGCTTTTATGGCCTCTGGGAATATTAATTTAGTGAACGATGTTCTGAAGGTCTTGCATGGTTCTGGCCACAAAATCGATCAG GTTCAGTTTGAGGTTGCGATTGCACGATACATTTCACAGCCAGATAAAAAGGAATTGCTTCTTCAACTACTACAATGGATGCCTGGTCAAGGATATGTTGTTGACTCCTCGACAAGAAACCTTATTCTTAAGCAATCTCATTTCTTTGGTCGGCAGCTCATCGCGGAGATCTTGTCTAAGCATCATTTCGTGTCAAGGACGATGGTAAAATCTCGATCTGAGCCGAAGTTTAGTAGAGGGCAGAGAGGTAAATAA
- the LOC130494684 gene encoding phosphatidylinositol 4-phosphate 5-kinase 7-like isoform X1, with protein sequence MDTSSSILSPPGEREFSNGDFYSGEVKGLLPHGKGKYSWSDGTVYEGDWDQGKISGKGKLTWSSGAKYQGDFSGGYLHGIGTMTSPDESVYSGAWRMNVRHGLGRKEYCNSDLYDGSWKEGSQEGRGSYSWTNGNRYIGSWKKGKMCGRGVMRWGDGDLFDGFWLNGSRHGSGVYKFADGSLYFGTWSRGVKDGKGIFYPAGSKHPSLKKWCRSLEYDDTGKFVLSRSNSSMGVDEIRSLSNVSRSLSMNTLASDHPRDLTSKSARTFGSARQSEGGQDKNRIAYEREYMQGVLIRESVITSSVDRSLKIRPPSSTALSKQVSARTFMTFLTGEHNYHLMLNLQLGIRYTVGKITPVPRREVRGSDFGKKARTVMFFPRDGSNLTPPHKSIDFSWKDYCPMVFRNLREMFKLDAAEYMMSICGDDGLTEICSPGKSGSIFYLSHDDRFVIKTLKQSELKVLLKMLPRYYKHVGDHENTLITKFFGVHRITLKWGKKVRFVVMGNMFCTELKIHRRYDLKGSSQGRFTEKIKIQEKTTLKDLDLAYEFHMDKLLREALFKQIYLDCAFLESLQIIDYSLLLGLHFRAPGQLNDILEPPNAISDQESVSSVDVGVTQELSIPPKGLLLVTHEPNSVSTAPGPHIRGSTLRAFSVGEQEVDLILPGTARLRVQLGVNMPAQAHHKLDEDKEESATIELFEVYDVVVYMGIIDILQEYNTKKKVEHKCKSLQYDPLTISVTEPTIYSKRFVNFLHKVFPEGM encoded by the exons ATGGATACAAG TAGTAGTATCCTCAGCCCTCCTGGAGAAAGAGAGTTCTCAAACGGTGATTTCTACTCCGGTGAAGTCAAAGGACTGCTTCCACACGGTAAAGGAAAATACTCGTGGTCAGATGGAACCGTCTACGAGGGAGACTGGGACCAAGGCAAAATCTCCGGCAAAGGCAAGCTCACCTGGTCATCCGGAGCTAAATACCAAGGAGACTTCTCCGGCGGCTACCTCCACGGTATCGGCACCATGACTTCGCCAGACGAGTCTGTTTACAGCGGAGCGTGGAGGATGAACGTGAGGCACGGTCTAGGGAGGAAAGAGTACTGCAACTCCGATCTCTACGACGGTTCTTGGAAAGAAGGGTCGCAGGAAGGGCGTGGCAGCTACTCTTGGACCAACGGGAACAGGTACATAGGGAGCTGGAAGAAAGGTAAGATGTGTGGGAGAGGGGTGATGAGATGGGGGGATGGTGATCTTTTCGACGGGTTTTGGTTGAACGGGTCTAGACACGGCTCTGGTGTTTACAAGTTTGCTGATGGGTCTTTGTACTTTGGGACGTGGTCTCGTGGCGTTAAAGACGGGAAAGGGATCTTTTACCCTGCTGGGAGTAAGCATccttctttaaagaagtggtgccGCTCGCTCGAGTACGATGACACTGGGAAGTTTGTGCTCTCTCGTAGTAACTCCTCGATGGGTGTTGATGAGATAAGGAGTCTGAGCAATGTGAGTCGAAGTCTTTCCATGAATACTTTAGCCTCTGATCATCCAAGAGACTTGACATCCAAGTCTGCGAGGACTTTTGGGTCGGCAAGGCAAAGCGAGGGGGGACAGGATAAGAACCGTATCGCTTACGAGAGGGAGTACATGCAAGGAGTTTTGATTAGAGAGAGTGTGATCACGAGTTCTGTTGACAGGTCGCTCAAGATTAGACCACCTTCTTCAACAGCTCTTAGTAAACAAGTCAGTGCGAGGACTTTCATGACGTTTCTTACCGGGGAACATAATTATCATCTGATGCTTAATCTCCAACTTGGTATCAG GTATACTGTGGGGAAAATCACACCAGTGCCAAGGCGAGAGGTACGTGGTTCTGACTTTGGTAAGAAGGCCAGAACGGTTATGTTCTTCCCCAGAGACGGCTCTAATCTTACGCCTCCGCACAAATCTATCGACTTCTCTTGGAAAGACTATTGTCCTATGGTTTTCAG GAATTTGAGGGAAATGTTCAAGTTAGATGCTGCAGAGTACATGATGTCTATATGTGGTGATGATGGGCTGACAGAGATTTGTTCCCCTGGTAAAAGTGGCAGTATCTTCTACCTTTCTCACGACGACAGATTTGTCATCAAGACATTAAAACAATCTGAGTTGAAG gTTCTACTCAAAATGTTGCCAAGGTACTATAAACATGTAGGGGACCATGAGAACACACTTATAACCAAATTCTTTGGAGTTCATAGGATAACACTCAAGTGGGGGAAAAAG GTACGCTTTGTGGTCATGGGAAACATGTTTTGCACAGAGCTGAAGATTCATCGTCGATATGATCTTAAGGGTTCATCACAAGGGAGGTTTACTGAAAAGATTAAAATCCAAGAAAAGACAACCTTGAAAGATCTTGATCTTGCTTATGAATTTCATATGGACAAGCTGTTAAGGGAAGCACTCTTCAA GCAAATTTATTTGGACTGTGCGTTCTTGGAATCTCTACAGATCATTGACTACAGTCTTTTACTGGGATTACATTTTAGAGCTCCCGGGCAGCTTAACGATATCCTTGAGCCTCCTAACGCAATCTCAGATCAAGAGAGCGTTTCCTCTGTAGACG ttggTGTGACTCAAGAACTCTCCATTCCACCAAAAGGATTGCTACTGGTGACTCACGAACCCAACTCCGTGAGTACTGCACCAGGTCCTCACATCAGAGGAAGCACACTCAGAGCATTTTCCGTTGGAGAGCAAGAAGTTGATCTCATTCTTCCTGGAACCGCAAG GCTGCGGGTACAGTTAGGAGTGAACATGCCGGCTCAAGCTCACCACAAGCTTGATGAGGACAAGGAAGAGTCTGCCACAATTGAGCTCTTTGAAGTATACGACGTGGTTGTGTACATGGGAATCATAGATATTCTACAGGAGTATAACACCAAGAAGAAAGTGGAGCATAAATGCAAGTCTTTGCAGTATGATCCCTTGACAATATCTGTGACCGAACCCACCATTTACTCAAAACGCTTTGTCAATTTTCTACATAAGGTATTCCCTGAAGGGATGTAG